The Flavobacterium johnsoniae genomic sequence CATTAAAGTATGAATAGACACCCAAATCTTTTTTTAACTTAAACTATTGCCTTCTATATGAGAATATTTTTTATGGCACTGCTTTTTTCTTTAACTTCCTTTACAACCTACAACGTAACGGAGAAGAAAGATATATTAGATGATATTGCATTCGCAAGACTTAACGAGCATGTAAACGAAATTAAAGAGTTTACTAAATCGAACCACAAGTACAATAGCAAAATTGCTTTTCTTGTGGATATGAAAATCAAATCGGGAAAAAATCGCTTTTTTGTTTACGATTTAGAGAACAACCAAATTCTAGATCAAGGATTAGTTGCGCACGGATCTGGTTCAGAAACTGGAATTAAAGGTGATATCCTTCAATTTAGCAATGCTCCAAATTCAAACTGCACTTCTTTAGGAAGATATTCTGTAGAAAAAGCTTATAACGGCGTATTTGGAAAAGCTTTTAGACTTGCTGGTATGGATGAGACCAACAACAACGCCATGAAAAGAGCTATTGTGTTGCACAAATACAGAGAAGTTCCTACAGACGAACAAGGATACTACATTATCAACAGTCACGGCTGTCCAATGGTAAGCGAAGTGTTTTTCAAAAGACTTGAAAAAATTATCGACAGTTCAAATTCAAAAATTTTACTTTCCGTTTATTATTAAAATGCCGAAAGACAAAAAATAAAAAAAGAGCACCCATAAAGTGCTCTTTTTTCATTTCAAAATTCAACTAGAAAAGTTTATCCCAAGGATTATCAGTTCGGAAAGGAACAGCTGGTAATCCTTCTTTATTTATAAAATTAGATTGTGCGGCTTCATTCCACCCGAAACGAGCTGAGACTGGATGAGAAATTTCTGGTGCAGAAAGAATTATTTTATCTCCTTTTATTTCTGCTTGCGCTTTTACAAATTTCCCATCACTTCCTGCAATCGTAAACCAACTAAGAGGTTTTTCGTCGCGACTTGCTAAACCGCTTCCTATTTCAGAAAAAGTAATTTCTATAGTATTATCAATAACTTTCATTTTTTCGTAAACAGGACCAGACCAAACGATATTTTTTTGTCCATAAGTTTTATTTGCAGCAAGAAGACTTAAACGTCTGCCAATTTCCCATTTATATCCAGGATGAAGATCTGCAATGCTATCAACCAAATCGGTAATTGCAATTGTGTTGGTATTCTTTAAATGAAGTGCCAGTTTTTGCGATTCCCAAAATTCCGGAAGCTGTTCAGCACTATGCGGGCGCTCGTCTTTGGTAGTCGAATAGGCGTAAGGGGCAAGCTGTACAAAATAAAAAGGTAAATTTTCATCATTCCAATCATTTCTCCAGCTTTCTATTAACGTTTTAAACTTGTAAGCATAACGAATATTTTCATTCAGAAAGCAATTCGATTCGCCTTGATACCAGAGAAATCCTTTTAATGTGTAAGGAATTAAAGGTTGAATCATGGTATCATAAAACTTTCCAGAATCGCCGCCATCTGCGCTAAGTTTTTCTAATGTTTTGCCATTTTTCAATTTAGGAGTTATTTCCATTTTAGAAGCCTGAATCCAAGGCTCAATTCTGCTTCCTGGAACTGCGGCAGAAATCATTCCGATAGGAACGTGTAATTTGGCATACAAATCTTTAGCAAAATAATATCCTACGGCAGAAAAATCTACTAAAGGTTTTCCCATTGCAGCATCCCAACCTAAATGTTCAGGACTTGGTTCCATATATTTTCTGCGATCTAAAAAAATACGGATATACGTATTGTCTGCTTTATTCAAATCGTCTTCTGGCGGTTTGTATCCTTTCGTGGCTGTTTCAAATTTGCTATATTTTCTCATAGCATATTCCATATTTGACTGTCCAGAACAAAGCCAGACTTCGCCAATTAAAATATTTTTTAGAATAATAGTATTTGTTCCTTTTATCGTCATTTCGCGTGGCGTAAAAGAGGCTTTCATAGGTTTTAGTTTCAGCGACCATTTGCCCGAAGTATCAGCAATCGTTGTTTTGTTTTGTCCAGCAAAATCTACCGATACTTTTTCGCCCGCGCTTGCAGTTCCCCAAATTGATACTTCTTTGTTTTGCTGCAAAACCATATTGTGTCCTAAAATTTTTGGAAGTGTAATTTGGCTGAAAACATTGAAGTTTAAGACAAGAAAAATACTTAAAAACGATAAAGTCAATTTGTTGGAATTCATTTTTTCTTTTTTGAATAGTTTCAAAAATAGCTAAATATAGTTTGGCATGTGTCCTGTTGCATCCTGAAGCTTTTTAATATCAAAGTTTTAATATCTGGACTACTTAATAATATAAAAACTGTATCAGTTTGATATTCCAATGTGATCCTATTTTTGTCTCGCAATAGTGCAAAAACTAAAAAGATAATTATTATGGAAACGAATGAAAAAAAATTCTCATCAAAAGATTTTCATCAGACTTTTGCTAGACCAAGTTTTACAATGCCTGATAAATTAATTCATCGAAATGTTGAAAATGCAGGCGAACACAATCAGTTTTCTACAGAACGAAAACATCCAGTATTTTTTGTAGATCTGCCAAGTAAAAATGTAAGTATGACAATTGGTGGATTATTGCCGGGACAATTGACTAACAGACACAGACATACTTACGAAACGCTTTTGTATGTTATTGAAGGTTCAGGTTTTACTGAAATAGAAGATCAGAAAGTAGAATGGAAAGCTGGCGACGCTGTTTATATTCCAGCATGGACATGGCACAGGCATCAAAATTTAAGCGAAACAGAAAACGCAAAATATATCGCTACTGAAAATGCGCCTCAACTACAGAATTTGGGAGTAGCATTGAGAGAAGAAGAAGGAAGAGATTTATAAAGAAAAAGACATACATGAACGATACAAAATTTAAAGGCATTATTGCTTATCCGATCACACCATTTGATGAAAATGAAAAAGTAGATATTACTTTATACAAAAATCTCTTAGAACGTTTAATAATTTCAGGTTCTCATGTTGTTGCGCCATTAGGAAGTACAGGAGTTATGCCTTATCTAAATGACGAAGAAAAACTAGCTATAACAACAGCCACAGTTGAACAGGTAAAAGGAAGAGTTCCGATTTTAGCTGGCGTATCAAATCTTACTACCGAAAGAACCATTTTTCATGCAAAAGA encodes the following:
- a CDS encoding sialate O-acetylesterase, with amino-acid sequence MNSNKLTLSFLSIFLVLNFNVFSQITLPKILGHNMVLQQNKEVSIWGTASAGEKVSVDFAGQNKTTIADTSGKWSLKLKPMKASFTPREMTIKGTNTIILKNILIGEVWLCSGQSNMEYAMRKYSKFETATKGYKPPEDDLNKADNTYIRIFLDRRKYMEPSPEHLGWDAAMGKPLVDFSAVGYYFAKDLYAKLHVPIGMISAAVPGSRIEPWIQASKMEITPKLKNGKTLEKLSADGGDSGKFYDTMIQPLIPYTLKGFLWYQGESNCFLNENIRYAYKFKTLIESWRNDWNDENLPFYFVQLAPYAYSTTKDERPHSAEQLPEFWESQKLALHLKNTNTIAITDLVDSIADLHPGYKWEIGRRLSLLAANKTYGQKNIVWSGPVYEKMKVIDNTIEITFSEIGSGLASRDEKPLSWFTIAGSDGKFVKAQAEIKGDKIILSAPEISHPVSARFGWNEAAQSNFINKEGLPAVPFRTDNPWDKLF
- a CDS encoding murein L,D-transpeptidase catalytic domain-containing protein, coding for MRIFFMALLFSLTSFTTYNVTEKKDILDDIAFARLNEHVNEIKEFTKSNHKYNSKIAFLVDMKIKSGKNRFFVYDLENNQILDQGLVAHGSGSETGIKGDILQFSNAPNSNCTSLGRYSVEKAYNGVFGKAFRLAGMDETNNNAMKRAIVLHKYREVPTDEQGYYIINSHGCPMVSEVFFKRLEKIIDSSNSKILLSVYY
- a CDS encoding cupin domain-containing protein; the protein is METNEKKFSSKDFHQTFARPSFTMPDKLIHRNVENAGEHNQFSTERKHPVFFVDLPSKNVSMTIGGLLPGQLTNRHRHTYETLLYVIEGSGFTEIEDQKVEWKAGDAVYIPAWTWHRHQNLSETENAKYIATENAPQLQNLGVALREEEGRDL